One Klebsiella electrica genomic window, ACATCTTTGCGCAAATGGAAAGTGTATAGCTTGTTATCATTGCTGACTTCCCAGCGTTGCGCCAGCCAGGGCGTAAAGTGGTTATCTTCAGCCTGCCCGACCAGTGAATCAAGCACATTGCGCGTCACCAGCGCGGCGACGGAATAGGCGGTGGTAGACGGGTCGATAGTGGGCGTATCGCTACCCAATGCGACATGCAGTATGCCGCCAGCCACGGGTTTGTCATTGACATTGTTCACCGCCCACGCGGAGGTGGTCATGGCGACTAAAAGCGTCAACCCTGATGCCGCGATGGCGCCGGGATGAAACCAGCGACTTGTTAAAAAGCGATATTCTTTCACGCGCATTCCTTTGTGATTGCCGGGTCTATTGTGGTTGCATCTTAGTAAGTGGCAAAGGGACTGTAAAAGAACAAAAAATCATTCTTATTGCCAGCCAGAACATTTAAACCGGCGTCTTATCTGAGAGTAATGGGGGAACCACCGGGGCTGAGGGCGAGTCACTGACTGCATGCTGAGCACAGCGTTAAGCAATGATTGTCGGTATTTAACTGCTGAACCGTTTTGCGCAACCGAAGCATATTGTTAATGTTATGCATTTAGAAATTATTTAAAATCAGTCGCTGTTTACCCTGTTGTGTATTGCACTCAATGAAAACGGCGGAGAATATCCCCGTCATAGATATCCGGAGAAAATAATGGAACTCAACTGCCCGGTCTGCGGTAAAACACTCTCCGGCACGGAGAGCGGTGCGCATTGTGAAGGTTGTCAGATGGACTTTACGCTGGAAGCCCGCTGCCCGGATTGCCATAAGCCGCTGCAAGTGCTGAAGGCCTGCGGCGCGGTCGATTATTTCTGCCAGAACGGCCACGGGATGATTTCCAGAAAGCGTGTCGAGTTTGTGCCGCTGGCGTCTTAATCGCCAACGCAGCCTTCGCCTTTCTGCCACAGTTCAACCAGCGACGGCGGCGCGTCCTCTTCCGGGATCAGCACAATGATATCGGTATACTGCGCCTGATTGTGCTGCGCCCGCAGAATCTGAATACGAAAATAGCGCCGATCGCCGCGGCCTGGAGAACTGGCTCGCCCGGGCGGCAAGCCGAACGGAAATGACTGCTGCAGAATATCCACGATGCGCTGGCGTTGCGCCTGCGTCAGGGATGACAACGTGATTCTGCGCTCTCCGCTTAACCCAGGAATAAACGCGAAGCCGCCTTCCCGCGCCAGTTCGATGACGGCATCATCAGCCAGTTCCGGTACCTTCATTTACAGCACCCCCACGGTTTTCCACGCCTGCTCGATGGCCGCCGCCGTCGCGGTGCCTGAGCGTTTTTCGCCATGCGTGATGGTTAACTGCGCGAAATCCGCAAAATCCGCATCCTGCTTCAGCGCGCGATCGCAGACGGTGTCATACCAGGCGTAACCGGCTTTTTCCCAGGCAAACCCGCCCAGAGCGCTGGCAGCAAGATAGAAGGCGTGATTAGGTATACCTGAATTCAGATGAACGCCGCCGTTATCCTGCCGGGTGTGGGCAAAATCTTTCATGTGGGCAGGCTGCGGGTCTTTCCCCAGCAGCGGATCGTCATAGGCGCTACCGGGGTGTGACATTGAGCGTAACCCTTTACCGTGGATCCCCCTGGCTAACAGCCCCGCGCCAATAATCCAGTCCGCCCGATCCGCAGTTTGCTTATGATGATACTGTTTCACGAGAGAACCGAAGACGTCGGAAAGCGACTCGTTCAATGCGCCCGACTGGGCGAAATAGATAAGCCCGGCCTCGCTTTCGGTTACCCCGTGGCTGAGTTCGTGGGCGACAACATCAATCGCTATTGTAAAGCGATTAAAGATCTCGCCATCGCCGTCGCCGAATACCATTTGCTGACCATTCCAGAATGCGTTCTGGTACTCTCTGCCGTAATGCACTGTGCCGATAAGCTTCAGACCGCGGTTGTCCAGCGAGTCGCGGTGGTAGGTGCGCCAGAAAAATTCATGAGTGATGCCCAGATAATCGTAAGCTTCATCAACGGCCACATCGCCATTGGATAATTGACCTTCAAATCGCACCTGGGTACCGGGCAAATCCTGGGTCTGTTGCGCATCATAAATATCGCGTTCCAGCTGGCCTGGAGTGGAGACATGCGCGGCTGTGGGCTGGCCGGGAACGTGGGCCATTAGCGCCTGTACGTGGGTCAGCGTTTGCTGTGCGCAGCGTTGCTGAGTCGTGGAACCGTGGTCAACAATGCGCCGCAGAATATAGGGGGGAACAACGCAGCGGTAATGATAATATTGCATATCGCGCTCCTTTATCCGGATGAAACCGTTTAAAAGGGTATGACAGCAGTATAGTGCGCGACGGAAATTTATGCTTTTTTACGGGCGCGAGTTTTTTTCACCGCGGTGATGGTTTTGACTTCGCTTTCGACCCAGCCATCATTTAAACGCGTGGTCAGCAGATCGCCGGCCTTCACCTGTCTGGTTTGCTTCAGCACTTTGCCATCGCTGGCTGAGGTCACGCTATAGCCGCGGGCCAGCGTTGCCAGCGGGCTGACGGCCTCCAGGTGAGTAACCGCGTTGCCGAAACGTTCGCGCTGTTCGCTCAGACGGGTATGAATATTTTCCGCCAGCCGGTATTCCAGTTGCTGAATACGCGTCTGCGCGCGGTGAATGCGCGGCTGCGGATTTTGCAGGTTCAGGCGCTGAATGACGCGCTGTTGACGCTGATCGGCGCGTTTCATCTGCGTTTCGAGTGCAAGGCGCATCCGCTCCCGTAGCCTTTCCAGCGCGGTTTGCTGGCGCACTAACCGCAGCTGCGGATGCTGTTGCTGAAGACGATGGAACAGCTGGGTAAAACGACGGTGGCGGTTGGCGATAAAATAGTCCATCGCCATCTCCAGACGCTGTTGTCCGGACTGCAGCTGGCGCAGCAGCTCCTGCTGATTGCGGCTGACAATCTCCGCAGCGGCTGAAGGCGTTGGCGCCCGCAGGTCAGAGACAAAATCGGTGATGGTGACGTCGGTTTCATGGCCGACGGCACTGACCAGCGGAATGCGGCTGGCAAAAATCGCCCGCGCTACCCGCTCATCGTTAAAGCTCCATAGATCTTCCAGCGAACCGCCGCCGCGGCCCACGATCAGCACATCACACTCCTCGCGAAGGTTGGCTAATTCTATGGCGCGAACGATTTGTCCCGGCGCGTCGTCGCCCTGAACCGACGTGGGATAGATAACCACCGGCAGCGACGGATCGCGTCTTTTCAGCACCTGCAAAATGTCGTGCAGCGCCGCGCCGCTTTTCGACGTGATGACGCCCACACAGCGCGCAGGAGAGGGGAGCGCTTGCTTATGCTGCTGGTCGAAAAGGCCTTCCGCCGCCAGCAGCGCTTTTAGCTGTTCATATTTTTGCTGCAATAGCCCTTCGCCGGCAGGCTGCATGCTCTCGACGATAATCTGGTAGTCGCCGCGCGGTTCATACAGCGTGATATTGGCTCGCACCAGTACCTGCTGTCCGTGCTGCGGACGAAAAGTGACCCGCCGGTTGCTGTTGCGAAACATCGCGCAGCGCACCTGGGCGTTATCGTCTTTGAGGGTGAAGTACCAGTGGCCGGAAGACGGCTGGCTGAAGTTAGAGATCTCGCCGCTGATCCAGACCTGGCCCATTTCCTGTTCCAGCAGCAGGCGAACCGTCTGATTCAGGCGGCTGACCGTGAAAATTGCAGGGGATTGAGATGGCAACATGTGAGCAAGATCAAATTTTAAATCAGCAGGTTATTCAGTCGATAGTAACCTGCTGATAGACAATCGCAAGTATTATTTTCAAAAAAGGGTAGATGCAATCGGTTACGCTCTGTATAATGCCACGGCAATATTTATCCACCCTGGTCGAGATATTGCCCATGCTACGTATCGCTAAAGAAGCTCTGACGTTTGACGACGTCCTCCTCGTTCCCGCTCATTCTACCGTTCTGCCGAATACTGCCGATCTCAGCACCCAGCTGACGAAAACCATTCGTCTGAATATTCCTATGCTCTCCGCAGCCATGGATACCGTAACAGAAGCGCGCCTGGCAATTGCCCTGGCACAGGAAGGTGGCATTGGCTTTATTCACAAAAACATGTCCATCGAGCGCCAGGCGGAAGAAGTTCGCCGCGTGAAGAAACATGAGTCCGGCGTGGTTTCCGACCCGCAGACCGTATTGCCTACAACCACCCTGCGCGAAGTAAAAGTGCTGACCGAGCGTAACGGCTTTGCTGGCTATCCGGTAGTGACCGAAGACAACGAACTGGTCGGTATCATCACCGGTCGCGACGTCCGCTTCGTGACCGACCTGAACCAGCCTGTCAGCGTTTATATGACGCCGAAAGAGCGTCTGGTCACCGTACGCGAAGGCGAAGCCCGTGAAGTAGTGTTTGCCAAAATGCATGAAAAACGCGTTGAAAAAGCGCTGGTTGTTGATGCTGGCTTCCATCTGCGCGGCATGATTACCGTTAAAGATTTCCAGAAAGCGGAACGTAAACCGAATGCGTGTAAAGATGAGCAGGGTCGTCTGCGCGTCGGTGCCGCGGTTGGCGCAGGCGCGGGCAACGAAGAGCGCGTTGATGCGCTGGTTGCTGCAGGCGTTGACGTGCTGCTGATCGACTCCTCCCACGGCCATTCCGAAGGTGTACTGCAGCGCATTCGTGAAACCCGCGCTAAATATCCTGACCTGCAAATCATCGGCGGCAACGTGGCGACCGGCGCTGGCGCACGTGCCCTGGCGGAAGCGGGCGTGAGCGCGGTGAAAGTAGGTATCGGCCCGGGTTCTATCTGTACTACCCGTATTGTTACCGGCGTAGGTGTTCCGCAGATCACCGCTGTTTCTGACGCGGTGGAAGCGCTGGAAGGCACCGGCATTCCGGTTATCGCCGATGGCGGTATCCGTTTCTCCGGCGATATCGCCAAAGCGATCGCTGCCGGCGCGGCGGCGGTGATGGTCGGTTCCATGCTGGCGGGTACCGAAGAGTCCCCGGGTGAAATCGAGCTCTACCAGGGCCGTTCTTACAAATCCTATCGTGGTATGGGTTCTCTGGGCGCGATGTCCAAAGGCTCCTCCGACCGTTACTTCCAGAGCGACAACGCCGCGGACAAACTGGTGCCGGAAGGTATCGAAGGCCGCGTTGCTTATAAAGGCCGCCTGAAAGAGATCATCCATCAGCAGATGGGCGGCCTGCGCTCCTGCATGGGGCTGACCGGTTGTGGTACCATCGACACCCTGCGTACTAAAGCGGAATTCGTGCGTATCAGCGGCGCGGGCATCCAGGAAAGCCACGTTCACGACGTGACGATCACCAAGGAATCCCCGAACTACCGCATGGGCTCCTGATTTTCATCGCCCGGTCATGCGCCGGGCGATTTTATTTAATCGCTACTGCTCTGGAATAAACGTCAATGACGGATAACATTCATAAACATCGCATTCTCATCCTGGACTTCGGTTCTCAGTACACCCAGTTGGTTGCGCGTCGCGTACGTGAATTAGGGGTTTATTGCGAGCTGTGGGCCTGGGATGTTACGGAAGCTCAGATTCGTGAGTTCAATCCTAGCGGCATCATTCTTTCAGGCGGCCCGGAAAGCACCACTGAACATAACAGCCCGCGCGCGCCGCAGTATGTTTTCGAAGCCGGTGTACCGGTGTTTGGCGTTTGCTATGGCATGCAGACCATGGCAATGCAGTTGGGCGGCCACGTAGAAGGCTCTAATGAGCGCGAGTTCGGCTATGCGCAGGTTGAAGTTGTTACCGATAGCGCGCTGGTGCGTGGTATTGAAGACTCCCTGACCGCTGAAGGCAAACCGCTGCTGGATGTGTGGATGAGCCACGGCGACAAAGTCACCGCGATCCCGTCTGACTTCGTGACCGTTGCCAGCACCGAAAGCTGCCCGTTTGCCATTATGGCGAACGAAGAAAAACGCTTCTACGGCGTGCAGTTCCACCCGGAAGTGACCCACACCCGTCAGGGTATGCGTATGCTGGAACGCTTCGTGCGTGATATCTGCCAGTGCGAAGCCCTGTGGACGCCGGCAAAAATCATCGACGATGCCGTTGAGCGTATCCGTCAGCAGGTTGGCGATGACAAAGTGATCCTCGGCCTGTCCGGCGGCGTGGACTCCTCCGTGACCGCGATGCTGCTGCACCGCGCGATCGGTAAAAACCTGACCTGTGTATTCGTGGACAACGGTCTGCTGCGTCTGAACGAAGCCCAGCAGGTGATGGACATGTTCGGTGACCACTTCGGTCTGAACATCGTTCACGTGGAAGGCGAGAAACGCTTCCTGGACGCGCTGGCGGGCGAGAACGATCCGGAAGCTAAACGTAAAATCATCGGTCGTGTATTCGTCGAAGTGTTCGACGAAGAAGCGCTGAAGCTGGAAGACGTTAAATGGCTGGCGCAGGGGACTATCTACCCGGACGTGATCGAGTCTGCTGCATCCGCAACCGGTAAAGCGCACGTCATCAAATCTCACCACAACGTCGGCGGCCTGCCGAAAGAGATGAAGATGGGGCTGGTTGAACCGCTGCGTGAGCTGTTTAAAGACGAAGTGCGTAAGATTGGTCTGGAGCTGGGTCTGCCGTACGACATGCTGTACCGTCATCCGTTCCCGGGACCGGGTCTTGGCGTGCGCGTACTGGGCGAAGTGAAGAAAGAGTACTGCGACCTGCTGCGTCGTGCGGATGCTATCTTCATCGAAGAGCTGCATAAAGCCGATCTGTACAACAAAGTGAGTCAGGCGTTCACCGTGTTCCTGCCGGTCCGCTCTGTCGGCGTGATGGGCGATGGCCGTAAGTACGACTGGGTGGTCTCCCTGCGTGCGGTCGAAACCATCGACTTTATGACCGCCCACTGGGCGCACCTGCCGTATGACTTCCTTGGCCGCGTTTCCAACCGCATCATCAACGAAGTGAACGGTATCTCCCGCGTGGTGTATGACATCAGCGGCAAGCCGCCGGCAACGATCGAGTGGGAATAACTCCCCGGCGTTGTTAAACGAAGCCCTCTGTTTTTACAGAGGGCTTTTTCGTTTATGCCGCCGGATTAATGCTGAGTTTTATCGCTGAACTGCGGCACTTCCGTGGAGAAACGCGCGCTGCGGGCATCGCGTTCATAACCCTGATTCTGGCTCAGGATCGCATAGAGGTCGGGGCGTCTGCCGTGGATCCAGCGTCGGCCTGTGGACATGGCCAGCAGGCTTAAATCCAGCGTGGCGCAGACCAGGGTGTCTTCAAACGCATCGGTCTCTGCAATAATGCGGCCATAGGGATCGATAATCATCGCATTTCCGCTACGCACCTCCCCGTTGTCCAGCCCGACGCCATTGCTGAATAAGATAAACATCCCGTTATCATGCGCTCTTGAGGGCAGCCAGCGGAGCAACCATTCCCGACCGTTACGGCCCTGGAATGCGGCTTTCAGCGTGTCAGGATCCTGATACCGTTTCTCCCAAAGAGCTACGGGGATGGGCTGCATACCGAACGGGCTGCGGGAGTTGGTGCCGCCGGTTTGATGAGGAGCCAGCAGAATATCCGCGCCCAGCAGCGCGGTAGCCCGAGCATTTTCCGTCAGGTTATTGTCCCAGCAGATCAGAACGCCAACTTTCACTCCCCACGGCGTATCGAAGACGGTGAAGCTATTCCCCTGGTCTATCGCCGGATGTTCAAAGGCGTGCAGCTTGCGGTGAATATGCCTCTGGCCATCCGGCATACAAACGACGTAGGTGTTATACAGGCGATCGTCACTCGCTCTTTCAATCAGCCCTACGCCAATCGCCATCTCATAACTTTGCGCCAGGCGGGCAATTCTCGCCAGGGAAGGGCTGTCGTCAATGCGCTCGGCCAGCGAGCCTACCTCCTCGGCACTGAGATCGATAACGTGCCAGTAGCCGGTAATGCACATTTCGGGAAAGGCCAGAATGCGGGTCCCTTCGCCGGCTGCCTGATGAATAAAGCGTTCCATAATGCCCAGGTTATAGGACTTATCATTAGCGCGGTGGCAGAACTGTACCGTAGCCACCTGGAGTTCGTTGTTCATAGGTCTCTTCTCGTTGCGAAAAACTGAGCTCATTACGCCAGCAGAGACACCGGATGTATAATCACGCTTTCTCCGCGTTTGATAAGGGACGGGAATGGACATCAGATTAATACGGGCGTTCGTCACTCTGGCCCAGCTGCGACGCTACCATGCGGCGGCGGAGCGGCTTTGTTTGACCCAACCAGCGTTGACGAAACAAATCCAGACCCTGGAACATATGACGGGCATGACCCTTTTTCAGCGGGGGCGGCAGGGCGCTCAGCTGACTGCGGCGGGGGAGGCTATCTATTCTCAGGCCTGTCATTTTGTCGAGCAGCATGACCAGTTTTGTGCCTGGACGGAGCAGGTCCGGCGCGGGAACGTCGGCACACTGGCGCTGGGGTTCGGCATCTCAACCTTCCAGATGGCCCCGACGCAAGTTAAAGCCTTTCGTCAGCAGTTTCCCGATGTTGACGTCTCCCTCAACGATATCGCTTCCCACGAGCAGTATCGAATGCTGCTGGAGGGGCAACTGCATGCCGGGTTTGTGCGGATGCCAGTTCCGGACGCGCTGGAAGCGCAGGCGCTAATGGAAGAGAACCTGGTGCTTGCTGTGCCCGCAGGCGCAACGGAGGCGTTCCCGGATATCGCCTCCGTGCTCCGACAGTTCCCGCTGCTGCAAATTAACCCAAAGCGTGGGCGCGGGTTGGCAGAGCAAACGGCGCTTTTCCTGCAAATCAACCACCTTACCGCTGATATCGTGGCCGATGCTGATGATATTCATACGCTGCTGGCGCTGGTTGCCGGCGGAAATGGTGTTGCGCTGCTTCCTGCCGGCGCATGTCATCTGCTGCCGGCAGGCATAAAGCTCATTACCATGACGGGGGAGGGCGCGCGATGGCAGGTCGGTCTTGCCTGGAACCCTCAGATGGCGGACGCCGTCCGCGATCGTTTTATCGCGATGGTCTGTCGGAAAAACGTGGCGATACCTCCCCGCTAAGGAGCGTGCAGGTATCGCCACGAAGCTCAGGAATCAATGGCTGCCGGCATCGCCTCGGGTGTCCGACGGGGCTGGCCCCGGGCAATGGCCAGCGCCAGCGCGGCGACCACCAGCGTCAGCGCAGCGGAAAAACCTAAGCTCCCCTGAACTCCAAATTGCTGATTTAACCACGCGTAGGCAAACGGCGAGGCGGCAGCCAGCAGCTGGGCGGGGATCAACAGGATACCGGTGAGCCTGGCGTACTCCTCGGCGGCAAAAAGCTCTAGCGGTAGCGTGGCCTTAAACACCGTCGTTAACCCATTGATGGCGCCATAGCCCAGCACAAATCCGCCGGCTGCCCAGAGGAGATAAGGCCCGCTCAGGCCGAGGGCGAAACAGACCGGCATCAGCAACGTGGTCAGCAGCGTAAGGCGAAGCGGCGTGAGCACCGAACCCGAGGCGACCTCCAGAAAGCGGGCGCCAGTCTGGCCAATGCCCCAAAGCATCCCCGCCGCCACCGGCAGACCGTAGTGGGCGATAAATTCCGGCAGGTGGGTGGAGGTTCCGTTAGAAACAAATGTCACCAGCGCGATCAGCGCCGCATACAGCAGACCAACGTGTCTCTGCTGGTGGGAAGCGGGCCGGTGCGCTTCTGGCCGTATCGCCGCGGGTCGCCTGGCATTCGGCATTCGCCAGAGCAGCAGCGCGCTGAACAGGCCCAGCAGGCCATAAACCAGCAACGCCTCTCGCCAGCTCATCATCGTCAGCAAAAATGCGCCCAGTGGCCAGAACAGAACGGAAGCCAGGCCACCAGCCAGCGTCACGCGGGAAATAGTGCGTCTTGCCTGCTGACCGTACAGATTCACCAGCGCGGCGAACAGCGTATCATACAGCGCCAGACGCATTCCGATACCGGTAAGTAGCCAGGCGCCCAGCCAACCGGAGAGGGTAGGTGCAGCCGCCATGATGAAACATCCTGCGGCGATCGCCAGCGTGCCGCTGACCACAACTCGCTGGCCGCCAAATCGGGCCAGCAGGCGGGCGACAAACGGGGAGAGCAGCGCCATTATCAACATGGCGAGCGTCAGGCCGAGGTAGATTTGCGTCGCTGGCCAGCCGGTGTCGTACTCGATAGCCCGGGCAAAAGTGCCTGGCATATAAAATGAAATTCCACAGTTAATCAGCTGATTACATCCAGCGGCAAGCGTCATCATGCTGGACGCGGCGCGTCTGTTTTCCATATTTTTCATCGTATCTCAGTCTGTTATGCAGTTGTCGGCAGCATAACCTGCGCGCTATTGTGCAGGCAGACTCGTTGGTTTATGACCCTTATAAGAGAAACTTTGAGATGACGACGCTTAATCTGGGAAATCTGGCGACTTTTCGGCTGGTGGTACAGCGGGGGAGCTTCTCGGCTGCTGCGGATGTCCTGGGGCTATCGCAGCCAGCGGTCAGTCTGCAGGTCCGTCAGCTGGAGCAGTTTCTGCAGACCCGGCTGATTGAGCGGACCGGACGAGGGATTAAAGTGACGGCGGCCGGTATGGCCCTGCTGGCTCACGGTGACAATATTGAGCGAGCGGTCAGCGCGGCGGTGCAGTCGGTGAGCGAGTTTAATCGCGAAATCAGCGGCGCGATAACGCTCGGAACGGGGGCCACGGCCTGTATCCATCTCTTACCGCCGGTCTTACAGCAGCTGCGGCAGGCGCATCCGCTGCTGACGGTCGGGGTGACGACCGGAAATACGGTGGATATTGTGCGCGCCGTGGAGGAGAACCGGCTCGATCTCGGACTGGTCACCCTTCCGGCGTATGGGCGCAGTCTGGCAATAGCTCCGCTGGTGGAGGAGGAGTTTGTGTCTGTTTTTGCCTGTGGGCAGGATGCGCTGCCGCTGGAACTGACGCCGGAGGTGCTGCAGGCGCTGCCGCTGATTGCTTTTGAGGCCGGGAGCGGAACCCGGGAGCTGATTGATGGCTGGTTTCGCGCTTGCGGGCGGGATATTTCGCCGATAATGCAGTTGGGCAGCATTGAGGCCATCAAGCGCATGGTGCGTGCCGGGCTGGGATACAGCATTGTTCCACGTATGGCGGTGGCGCATCATGACGATCGGCAAGGGTTACGCGTTCAATCGCTGACGCCAGTACTCCACCGTCAGTTGGGGGTCGTGATGCGTCAGGATAAAATTCTCAGCAAAGGGATCGGCGAAATGCTGCGCCTGCTGCGGGAGGTGCAGTTTACCGTTTAAAGCAATGTTGTACCGTACTGGCTGGCACCGTAATGTGCTGGCTTATTCCCGCGGCGTGGTATCAACCGGGAGCGTCGATTGCTGGGACTCGATCTTGTCCTGATGATGATACCAGGCGCCAATAGAAGAGTAGACAAAGCGTCCAAAAAAGAAAATAAAGCTGATAAGCAGTACGATACGGGTCATGCGACGGTTAAATCGATGTCGTTTACGCATACTGGGTGCCTGACTCACAAAAGGTTCCTTGAGATATACCCACAACCGGGGCGATAAGGGTATTAAGGCACAGGAATGCGGCAGGGTCAATTGATGAGGATGGAAAAATCCGCCGTTCAAACATTACTTAATGTTATATAAGATAATTATCGCATTCACATCTTTTTTCTTTCATTCATTCAGACGCATAAAAAATAAGCTTTATTAATCATAGCTAAAGGGTTTGTTGATTTATATCAACAGCCCGTGTGTGCTGATAACTAAAATCTCTTGCCTGTTCCGTGTAAGTATTCCTTATGCGGCTAAGATGGTTGGGTTGGATGCCTGCCTGAATATACCCTGCGGGAATTTGGGTTATCTGTAGAGCATCAATGAACATAATTAAACAATACAGACAGTATCGGGATAAATGGTGGGCGCTTCCGCTGATCTTACCCCTGCTTTTATTGCCTCTGGCACGAGGCGCAAATACTTACGCGGAGCTGAACGGTAATGAAGTTTCGCTTTACTACTTGCCGTTGGCGCTGGTCCAGAGTCTTATGCTGTTTTTTGATGTGGCAGCGTTGCCCGGCATTATTGTTGGTCTGCTGTGCACCGTGGCCCGGGGAATGAACCTGTGGGAATCGATTGAGGTCATTTTCCACTTTCTTATCCCGGCCGTATTATGCTGGGGCGGCTATCGGATTTTTGTGCCGCGCCGACAGCATGTTTACCACGGTAGTGTGAGTCTGATGCCATATCGTCTGTTCTGGCAAATGCTGCTGCCCTCACTCATTTTCCTCGTGCTTTCTCAGGTTGCCGAGTATCTTGGCATGCACCCGCGGACGACGGGACTGACCGGGATCGATCCGCTAAGTTTGCGCTCACTAATTACGTTTCAGGCCTTGATGGTGGGGGGGCTTACCGGGGTTCCGCTGTGCTATTTGTTGATACGTATGCTACGCAATCCCTTTTATCTGCGGAGTTTTGTCTCACAGACAAAATTACAGGTTGATCCCAAAATTAAATGGGGTGAATTTGTTTTATGGTCGCTGTCATTGTTAATATTATTAGTATTATTATTAATACCACTGAATGGTCTGAGTACGATATTTAGCACAAACTATACATTATCATTACTTATGCCGGTTATGTTGTGGGGGGCGATGCGCTTCGGTTATCGCTGTATCGCAATAATCTGGACGCCGGTTTTAATCATTATTATTCACTTTCATTATCGTTATTTGCCCTTTGCTCCGGGATATGACAATCAGCTGGCCATTACCTCTTCGAGCTATCTGGTGTTCTCTTTTGTTATTGCCTGTATGGCCATGCTGGCGACCCAGCAGCGCCTGATTTATGCCAGGGTACGGCGGATGGCTTTTCTCGATC contains:
- a CDS encoding YfgG family protein; amino-acid sequence: MRKRHRFNRRMTRIVLLISFIFFFGRFVYSSIGAWYHHQDKIESQQSTLPVDTTPRE
- a CDS encoding MFS transporter, producing the protein MKNMENRRAASSMMTLAAGCNQLINCGISFYMPGTFARAIEYDTGWPATQIYLGLTLAMLIMALLSPFVARLLARFGGQRVVVSGTLAIAAGCFIMAAAPTLSGWLGAWLLTGIGMRLALYDTLFAALVNLYGQQARRTISRVTLAGGLASVLFWPLGAFLLTMMSWREALLVYGLLGLFSALLLWRMPNARRPAAIRPEAHRPASHQQRHVGLLYAALIALVTFVSNGTSTHLPEFIAHYGLPVAAGMLWGIGQTGARFLEVASGSVLTPLRLTLLTTLLMPVCFALGLSGPYLLWAAGGFVLGYGAINGLTTVFKATLPLELFAAEEYARLTGILLIPAQLLAAASPFAYAWLNQQFGVQGSLGFSAALTLVVAALALAIARGQPRRTPEAMPAAIDS